The Onthophagus taurus isolate NC chromosome 6, IU_Otau_3.0, whole genome shotgun sequence region ttaaaccTTTCGTCAAACTGTCACGAATTTAAATTGTCACTTTTTTATGGTGCCATCTGTGTTATAAAACTGAAACTAATTTAAACTTatctaaaaaagaaattaaagaatattcagtataaaataacaaagatttttACGTATAAAATCCTCTATATCAcattaaaatgataattttattttgaaacaccttaataacaaattaataatatatttaaattttccagTTCTGCCATCTATTTAACGTTACGACAACTAATCGTAATGGCAGAGTAAACTAAAAAAGGTTAACCTTAACCTCaaattccaaacattttcaggtgcaaattcaaataaatctcatttaataatcatttcagCCAATTCCCATCACATAAAAATGGGAAAGTAGGTatcctttttaataaaaacatcatactatcaaaaacataaattagtTCGTAAGTATCACTGTCTAGAACATTGGGTTatgttttcttaataattcaCTTAGACACGCCGAATGGAGAAAATTAGTTAAGAAATTGCGAAGAAAACGCATTAGAAGCGTTCGTGCTCAAGAACGCGACGCTATCGAAGAAGCTGGTAGGTTTTAAGTTGtcaataaaaatcgtttgtaAGTTAAAAATGTCTTAGAACGTGTACGTAGAGAAAAATCTCCTACATACCAAGCGTGGTTAGAGgaacaaaaagttttagaagaGCACAGAGTACAAGAGGAGGAGCGAttgaagaaagaagaaaatgagAAATGGTTGAGAGCTGAAGCGGAGGGCAAGAAAAAGTGGGAATTTTTAAGTAGAAAACTTGCTAATGCCAGAGAGGAAAGATCCAGACAACAAGCCTTAATTAAAGCTGAATGGGAAGCTGAGAGGCAAAAGTTAAAAGAGATTGAagagcaaaaattaaaagaactgGAAGAAAAAATTGCTAGAGATAAAGTTTTAAGAGAAGAAATTGATCATTATATTGAAAATGGTGGTGAATTACCCGAACAATTTGTTGGATCTCTAGAAACAAATCCCAATAAGGAGTTGTGTCCTTTCTTTAAAAAGACTGCGACATGTCGCTTCGGAGATGGCTGTTCAAGAAATCATATAAGACCAAAAATAAgttgttgtttattatttcgtaatttttatACACATATTAGTTTAAACCAAACTGAAAACGAACATGGAAGCGATATTTTGGAGTATGACACAAAAGAAATCTATAATCactttaaagaatttttttatgatgtcTTACCAGAAGCAGAGAAATATGGAAGAGTTAAATATTTCCGAGTTTGTTGCAACAAAGAGCTTCACCTCCGTGGAAACGTTTATATTGAATACAGCAATCCAAGGGAGGCCATTAAAGCTTATAGATCACTTCAGGGAAGATGG contains the following coding sequences:
- the LOC111427708 gene encoding U2 small nuclear ribonucleoprotein auxiliary factor 35 kDa subunit-related protein 2, translated to MGKHAEWRKLVKKLRRKRIRSVRAQERDAIEEAERVRREKSPTYQAWLEEQKVLEEHRVQEEERLKKEENEKWLRAEAEGKKKWEFLSRKLANAREERSRQQALIKAEWEAERQKLKEIEEQKLKELEEKIARDKVLREEIDHYIENGGELPEQFVGSLETNPNKELCPFFKKTATCRFGDGCSRNHIRPKISCCLLFRNFYTHISLNQTENEHGSDILEYDTKEIYNHFKEFFYDVLPEAEKYGRVKYFRVCCNKELHLRGNVYIEYSNPREAIKAYRSLQGRWYGGKQLNVEFCNIASWKSAICGLFFKRSCPKGSACNFLHIFRNPGDYYAHIDKERDEKNRYQYENKNENSFNIDDSSRNWRWSESPERFNYQEIVNNGEHKRKYRSRSKSRQRLKSRRRSKSKSRSKERSRKYSKSNLDRHSSSRSHKSYQNDKESRKKKLRKRDKSKS